In Rutidosis leptorrhynchoides isolate AG116_Rl617_1_P2 chromosome 6, CSIRO_AGI_Rlap_v1, whole genome shotgun sequence, the DNA window gtgtccgatcgagtgtatatggttatttatagggacgtccaattgtaaatctttatattaaaattaacaaactatcatttagttaaacaaataaaaagcccattaatagcccatagtctaatttccacaagtgtcgttcttttgtccaaaccccaattatggtacaaagcccaattacccaaatttaaatatttttagcccaacatcatgattacttcggtattaaataagcataataataacttagctacgagacattaaattaaaaaggttgaacataacttacaatgattaaaaatagcgtagcgttacacggacataatttcgacttacacccttacaatatgcgctaacatacccttattattagaattaaaattaaaattaaaattataaatatatatatatatatatatatatatatatatatatatatatatatatatatatacgtttagatagagagattgatatatggatatatgatgcaccaaagctcgattttattggcatgtgggctggaaaagagcctcatgcgatcgcatgagctttacccttcaggctcatgcgatcgcatggccagctgggagactcaaaagtctacaaaaacgtgggctgcttatttatttattatataatataatatatataattaaatttaattatatatatatatattatattatattcttgtactccgttgatttgtaatttttagtccgttgcgtcgagcgttgagagttgactctggtcccggttccggatttttgaacgtccttgcgtacaatttaatatcttgtactttgcgttttgaatcttgtactcttgtaattctgagacgtttcttatcaataattggaacctctttgattgtactttgtacttttgagctttttggtcgtttgcgttttcaattcgtcgaatctgtcttttgtcttcaccttttattatttaaacgaatatcacttgtaaatagaacaattgcaactaaaagcttgtctttcttgaggaataatgctatgaaatatatgttcgtttttagcattatcagacataccaaccctacccttaTCTTCTGGCACTGCTTCTAagactgaggcaccagtcaccatggttggcctacatcaggctttgaccaagttgactaaggagtttgatgacaagctctctgatgtgcagtctaagattaataatcttaactttaataataattttgtttcaaaagatgagctattggaggtaaggaggttggttggggatatgcaggggttgTCTAGTGCAGGTGATTCAGGGTCTGTTGCAGAAATTAATCACAGGTTGGCTGAGCTGGAGAAAAAGatggttggtgttgatgaactgagacaatgctttactgggtttgcttctgatatttgttccctcaaaaatcaacaaactgaaatttggaaggtcatatcttctctgcctttagatgatgtcaaaaagggggagaaaagaaagaggtcAGATGATGCAGGTACAGGTACTGCAGATGCAGGTTTTGCAAGTGTTGAGGGGGAGCAATCAAAGAGAGCTCAAATTAAGGGGGAGCATCAGGTTGAGGGGGAGAATATAACTGATAGAGGTGTTAGTGATACTCAAATGATTGGTGATGTTGGTGATATTCAGGGGAGTTCTGGTGTTGTTGTGGTTGCTGCTACTCAAAGAGCAGATGGTGATTTAAGGTCTCAGATGAACAAGAGATCAGTTTACTGTCCAGATGTAAAACACAGCAGACAACTCCTTTCAGGGTGCAGTTTTTAAAACACTTGCATAGCAAGCTGAGCATGTTGAAGAAAATTTCTCATATGAAGGGCAAGTGCAAGCTAATTTAAAGGGAGTATGCAAAGATGTTTGTTTAGGAGTACATGTTGTTTTGACATCattagatagggggagattgttgggaaaaacagaaataataatctgatgaatcaaaagtgttttgcagattttagagtctgaaggtttagagtctgaagttgcagactctggaattgCTGAAGTAAAAGTTTGAAGATTTCTTGAAGCAAAAGccatagaatattctggagatatgcttgttatttaagaagatttgttttgaagatttgattttatctccagaatttacttcctagttattagcaaatttggtttgtttttagtttatcttttccatagttatagctaagtagttttggaaaccaaatctccagatttggtttttatctgtataaatagggacgtatggTTCATTTGATAGATGTACTTTTTCACGATTAATATCATTTGTCTTCTATTCTATAATCGTGTTCTCTCATTCTCTGTATtattaattcttatttattgtttgagtgagagtctggtgttcatagatcaaatactgtgaactaatatatatatatatatatatatatatatatatatatatatatatatatatatatatatatatatatatatatatattcgtggcAAAAGGTTGTTTATAAACGGTAACTCATGCAAAAGGTTGTTTAGTAACGGTAACTCAGACCGACTCATAATGAGTTGTTCATTGGAAGCATATCTATGACACTCAAGAACTACATTGATTGtagcagggctcgaacccatgacaatGTGCTATTTATGGTGAATTGCCTACACTTAGTGGCGAGTTTATGTGTATTGGTGTCATGATGTGTGGGGTCAAAGACCCCAAAACTTCGAATTTTTTTGATAAAATTACATGGTGGTCCATGTGGTATGTTAAAAACATCAAACGGAGTTCAAAAGAATTTTTTAAACTTGAGGGCTCACTGTAGTATGCACTTGTTTCATGGGgatatggggggggggggggggttccaATTCGCTAACAGGTATTATCTTTTCCGTTAAATTACATCATGTGCAATAAAGCTCAAGCTTGGCGTGGTTCGAGCCTACTGCCTAGCATATAAAGCTCGAGCTAGGCTGAAATAAGGAAGCTCGAAATCGActcatttatttaatattattattatttaattgttattttatttaatttctgttggtcccttaataacgacaggagtattgtagaggggggtgaatacaattacttttcaattaactaaacagataaactcgattatgtattcaagcatgcaaattagatagagtcgcaggtaattttcaacggttattctttattgattgaatcacaaagaattataactatccttggcggaatgatagttggttgatacagattacctagattatagctaagaggtaaactaaaagctattacacgtttaggactctaaataatgaaacccacaccactagttgatacaacagtgaatacaacaatatatagtagtcctattgtccgtgtaattaatctattgtccactagtacattagatgccttgtacttgtggggacaattgtgtcagaaggcgtgctctacttctttcctcttaggtagctatttgcaggaacacaccaattcggtttggcactaccatttgatttaaacaaatggaatgttgtgttccctaggtatgaataaagtataacacatgtctgcacatgcgttccacttctgcattcccacgtggtcttgtaaggtcacttgtcagccgccgactcctgtccttttctgttcaattttgtcttcgacttctgttgaatagtgcgttgatgtataccactttgggaaactaccatgcttgtaatggagcatggctgtcttgtgttgtatgctgctatccagatctactggttcttcatatgctgagtcacttgatattcttaattagctgagtactcatcctgtgctgattcgaagaatacattctaccttgtgctggtagaacagccagcatactacacactcgacatagctatattagctgactgtacataaacaacataaacaaacttgtgctggctgctcataacattttagtgtaaataaattacagttttgtcataattaaatccttaattattttggggactcaacaatttcGATATATAATACGATAATaactattatgtaattattaatatattattagacAAATTTATTAACTAATCTATGTAAATGAATAGCTCGTTTAGGCTAGCGAGCTTGTTGAGTTCGATATATGAAGCTCGAGCTCGGGCTCGAACTCGCTTAAGCTCGACTCGAATCTCAGTTTTAATGAGTCCACtcgagtagctcggctcatttacacATCTACTTTACTTTatgtatgtaaaataaaaatataggttaaaaataaagattaaaactgtaaagtaaataaaaattacattgtgATAGTTGCATTTCTTAAACCATATGTTTTTGATATGCGAACCGGattattaaattgggacggagaGAGTATGAATTTAACACCTTGTGCCTAAGTTTTTTATGAAAAGAAAAGAAATGCATAAAAGAGAAGAGAAGAGAAATAAATCTTTCCAAGTTGGAAAAATTGTAGGAGAGAAAATTAGGCGTAATTTTTCCCCCCTCTTTTTTCTTTTTCTCTCCTAAAAAATATTCAGGAACAGACTTCTTTTCTTTTCCTTCTAAATAAAATTCTATTGTAAGTTACACGATACATAATTTGTGGGTAAAAACATTTAaagaaaattaataaataaaaatgataagataAGTAGCAGCACCTCTCGCTAGGTTAGCAGTGCTTGCTGCCGAGGGGAGTGTTGTATTGGACAACGACGGCGGTTGTTTTGTTACTTACAATTCCTTTACATGATCAATCTTATTCTCCTTTTGTTTTCTTCCAATTCGATGTCATCTATGTCTTTTATTACTGTACAATACAACATGCTCTACTTCAAAACTGCATGTAAAAATTTTGTTTTTGtttaatttaaataaatgtaatatatTAGTTTTTCTTTTGtgttaaaaaaaaaagtttgagtGAATATGTTTAGAAAATAAATATTTGAGAGCaataaatgaagataaaatgagttTGATGATATTTATTATAGTAATTAtttttttttagtaaaattattttgagaCAAATTATAAATACTATAGTGAAAAAAAAAATGAGAGGGCAAAATAGTAGActactaattatattgtgttacgagtaatatatatgtatgtatgtatgtatttgatatattttttaAGGCAAGTTAACTTTCTTTTATTAAGatgtaagttttttttttctttcttaatatGAGAAATGATATTTCAACTCATTTGAGAAATTCACTTATATTATTCATTGAAATTTTTAATGAAAAAACAGGTAATATATAATAAAAGTGGATTTATCGAAAAACAAGTAAATTTATCATCATATCTCAACTTAAAACAATTCTAGCTAAACTAAACACATGATTTTTTGTGATATTTGACAAGTGAACTTTAAATCTACATTTTATTTTGGGATAattatatatactttttttttataCATTTTATTAACTATTATGTATGTTTTTTAAAAATgcattaaaattttgtttttcaagtattAAAAAATTACTTTTGGgttaaatacacacacacacacacacacacacacacacacacacatatatatatatatatatatatatatatatatatatatatatatatatatatatatatatatatatatatatatatacccaaagGTAATTTTTTaatacttgaaaaacaaaattttaatgcATTTTTAAAAAACATACATAATAGTtaataaaatgtaaaaaaaaaagtatatataattatcccaatatatatatatatatatatatatatatatatatatatatatatatatatatatatatatatatatacccaaaaGTAATTTTTTaatacttgaaaaacaaaattttaatgcATTTTTAAAAAACATACATAATAGTTAAtaaaatgtaaaaaaatatatatatataattatcccaaatatatatatatatatatatatatatatatatatatatatatatatatatatatatatatatatatatatatatatatatcgtttcatacCTAGATGACTTTGATTTTTTTTTGAAAGATCagcattttattaaaaaaaaaaacaatatatcAAGGGTACATGTATAACAGAAGATACAGACAATAGGATACACGAACTAAGAAACCCAAAACTAAGGAACACGAAAACTATACTATACATTAATAAAAACCACGAGAGGCAATATAGGGGAAAGTCGTTGAAGATGTAACAGGGGAGCTAATATTTCAGGAAAAACCCTTTAACCTCCATCGCATTCAAAGTTGGGTTGATCACTTGTGACAACAAGCTGCGAAGAAAACGAATCACAGTGCTGGAAACTTCAGCGACAAAGCAACTCGTAACTTCTCATTTGGACCCAACTAAGACTTTGATCGAGGCAAAGGGGTAAAAAAACCTGGATTAGCCAATCCCTGTTTTTGGTGATGGGTTTACATCGAAAGCAAATGGGTAGGTAATCCATTGTAACCAATTTAAATTAAGCTTATTACCTCGGGAATTAATCCACTCGAAGCTTAAAGTTTGTATATCCGCGATAATTTTAGGGGCACACGAAACTTTTTTGCCAAAGACAATATCATTGCGGTTTTTCCATATGTGATATCCCGTAATCCATATAATTGCTTGCCAAATGGACACTCCTGTAAAGGTTTTGACGTTAAGATTTTTTGCTAAAGCTAAATCCGTGAGGTTTGTTATCTTTAGATCATCAACTTTCCACCAATGGAGAATGCGGTTCCATATATCTTTAGCAAACTTGCAATGTAAAAGTAGGTGCTCGAGAGTTTCAATGGAATCATCGCAAACTGGACATCTAGTGGAGTGTAGGTCAATACCTCGAATGTCAAGTTCGGATCTAACAGGGAGACGATTTTGTTTTGCGCGCCATATGAAAATCCCTATTTTTTGAGGGATTAACTTGTTAACTTGCGTAGGAATCGGGTTTGAGAGATGTGCTGTTTCCAGTTCGGCTAAAAGGTTAACCAGGGACGAGACAGAAAAAGAATTATTAGCACTGTATTTCCACCTCCATGTGTCTACGCTATCACCTGAGAAAGAAAAGGATTTTAGCTGCACTTCCAGGTTTGCGAGTTCTGATTCAGCCCGCCATTTAGGCAAGCTGCTCCAGGCCCAATTAAAGATCGTGACACCGTCTTTTTTCGAAAATCTGCAGTCCACTGTTGCGTCTTTCCTCGATTCAAGCCTATATAACCTCGGATATTTTACTCTTAGAGGCTCTGAATCACACCATTTGTCGTCCCAGAATGCGGTCGAAGCACCATTCCCTAAACTTTAAAAAAAAGCATTAGAAGCATCACACCCTAGTTTGCTTAGGGTGTGTTCAACATATATGATATTAAACCAAGTTCGCCCAGAAAACTTTTTTAATTTAGACTCGGGCATTGGTGTATAACATCCTATCCCACCATTTTTCCCGTATAGGCTTTTTATTACCCGAACCCAAAGAGAATTACCGTTATTATTAAGAAATTTTCACCACCATTTTATTAACAggccaaaatttttattttttaaagaaCCTACATTTAGCCCGCCCGAGTCATAAGGTAGAAGAATTTGCTTCCATTTTACCCATGCCATTTTTCAATTATCCgaagacccgccccaaaaaaaatccCGACGCATACCTTCAAGGTCGTTAATGACACTAGAAGGAGCCTTGAAAAGTGAGAAATAATATAAGGGTAGGCTACTAAGTACGGACTTAATTAAAGTAAGTCTACCTCCAAAGGATATTGTTTTCGCTTTCCAAGTGGCTAGTCTTTTTTTGAACTTGTTAAAAATTGGTTGCCAATGATGGCGTTGCTTAAGGTTAGCTCCAATTGGTAGTCCAAGATAGGAGAATGGGAAGCTACCTTCTTTACACCCGAACCACTTTGCAAGGAGGTTTAGTTCCGATTTTGTGGTACAAATCCCATAAACACAACTTTTGCTAAGATTTATTTTTAAGCCCGAGAGTTCTTCAAAACAATTGAGTATTTTAAGAGTGTTCCTAACCTCTAATTTGTTCCATTTGCCAAAAATGattgtatcatccgcatattgcaaatgAGAAACCACTACTTTATCGGATCCGATTTCAACACCTTTTACAACATTTTCTTTAATTGCAAGATTTAAAAGATAATTTAGGCCTTCGCTTGCAAGAATAAAAAGGACGGAGAGAGTGGATCCCCTTGTCTAACACCCCTTTTTGGGAAAAATTGTTCACTAGGTGAGCCATTAACGAGTACGGAAATAGAAGTAGAGGTTAGACAAGAAAGGATCCATTTAATCCATTTTGCCCCAAAACCCATAAGTTTCATTATGTCCGCTAAAAAATCCCAATCTATACAATCAAAGGCTTTTTCAAAATCTACCTTAAAAATAAAACTTTTTTCTTTTTTAGCTTTGAGTTCATCTACCGTTTCTAGGGCAATGAGGACTCCGTCAAGGATGTTCCTA includes these proteins:
- the LOC139853431 gene encoding uncharacterized protein, whose amino-acid sequence is MAWVKWKQILLPYDSGGLNVGNGASTAFWDDKWCDSEPLRVKYPRLYRLESRKDATVDCRFSKKDGVTIFNWAWSSLPKWRAESELANLEVQLKSFSFSGDSVDTWRWKYSANNSFSVSSLVNLLAELETAHLSNPIPTQVNKLIPQKIGIFIWRAKQNRLPVRSELDIRGIDLHSTRCPVCDDSIETLEHLLLHCKFAKDIWNRILHWWKVDDLKITNLTDLALAKNLNVKTFTGVSIWQAIIWITGYHIWKNRNDIVFGKKVSCAPKIIADIQTLSFEWINSRGNKLNLNWLQWITYPFAFDVNPSPKTGIG